A window of Ptychodera flava strain L36383 chromosome 1, AS_Pfla_20210202, whole genome shotgun sequence contains these coding sequences:
- the LOC139139992 gene encoding uncharacterized protein, whose translation MKKSSYSVVLIILGTIDLVVSGDGLTGVPACTDCQAACQSVSPSECPYMVSVPKKGSQCAQEFPLSPQSELNKIQERFEIYKSKAETQTEYILNRYNRYQEREAKLFEYEKQLQEARRSCQKTVVKLKRRKDRLKWSKNQLMKEVERLRAQVEELTRKGCDKDEKEYDYGEVLHKSLLFYEAQRSGKLPDDNRIPWRNDSAMDDRGINGEDLTGGYYDAGDHLKFGLPASYTATVLAWGLVEFPDAYEVTGELKYMLDCLRWFADYFIKCHTGENEFYVHIGNVQADHGYWGPAETMTMDRPAYPVNASHPGSDVVAGTAAAMAAMSIAFRDHDKSYSDLLLAESRSLWRFAEEYRGKYSDSVPEASVYDSNGYMDELIFAALWLHYATDEQHYLDFAIDNYYQLNQGRPYSYGWNDALGGLRLLLYKFVKHDLSYRKTTAYIDNWLPGARLPYTPLGLVFRSEWGSLRYAATTSFIALVAAEYGIKPNIYRPWAKGQIGYILGDTGRSFLVGYGVNPPVKPHHRGSSCPTPPARCGYSERGYKSPDPNPHVLYGAVIGGPDINDYFADDRTDYVHNEVAIDYNAGFQSAVAGLKHLQLIGEYPED comes from the exons ATGAAAAAATCAAGTTACTCTGTTGTGCTAATTATCCTGGGAACGATTGATTTGGTAGTTAGCGGGGACGGTTTGACCGGGGTACCGGCTTGTACTGACTGCCAGGCGGCTTGTCAAAGCGTCTCTCCGTCGGAGTGTCCGTACATGGTTTCTGTGCCCAAGAAGGGGTCTCAATGCGCGCAAGAATTCCCACTGAGCCCCCAGTCAGAGCTGAACAAGATACAAGAGAGGTTTGAGATTTACAAGAGCAAGGCAGAGACCCAGACAGAGTATATCTTGAACAGGTACAACCGATACCAGGAGAGGGAAGCCAAACTGTTCGAGTACGAGAAACAGTTGCAGGAAGCCCGGCGAAGCTGTCAAAAGACGGTGGTGAAGTTGAAAAGGCGGAAAGACAGACTGAAGTGGTCAAAGAACCAGCTCATGAAAGAGGTGGAGAGACTGCGAGCACAGGTCGAGGAACTCACGCGGAAGGGATGTGATAAGGACG AGAAAGAATACGACTACGGTGAGGTGCTGCACAAATCACTGTTATTTTACGAGGCGCAGCGTTCAGGGAAGCTCCCGGATGATAACAGAATTCCCTGGAGAAATGACTCGGCCATGGACGATCGTGGTATCAACGGCGAAGATCTCACCGGTGGCTACTACGATG CCGGAGATCACCTGAAATTTGGACTCCCGGCGTCCTATACGGCAACGGTGTTAGCGTGGGGTTTAGTTGAATTCCCGGACGCCTATGAAGTGACGGGCGAGCTGAAGTATATGCTTGACTGTCTGAGATGGTTTGCCGATTATTTCATCAAATGTCACACCGGAGAGAACGAGTTCTACGTTCAC ATCGGTAACGTGCAAGCAGACCATGGTTATTGGGGTCCGGCTGAAACGATGACGATGGACCGCCCAGCGTACCCGGTCAACGCTTCTCATCCGGGTTCCGATGTAGTGGCGGGGACAGCAGCCGCGATGGCGGCCATGTCGATTGCTTTCAGAGACCATG aCAAGAGTTACTCCGATTTACTCTTAGCTGAGTCGCGATCTCTATGGCGATTCGCCGAAGAATATCGCGGGAAATATTCGGACAGCGTCCCTGAAGCAAGCGTCTACGA CTCCAATGGATATATGGATGAGTTAATTTTCGCGGCGCTGTGGCTTCACTACGCTACCGACGAACAACACTATCTAGACTTCGCCATCGACAACTACTATCAGCTAAATCAGGGTCGGCCCTATTCGTATGGTTGGAACGACGCCCTCGGCGGGCTCAGG TTACTATTGTACAAGTTCGTGAAACACGATCTATCGTACCGGAAAACTACAGCATACATCGATAATTGGTTGCCGGGTGCACGATTACCATACACTCCCCTCGGGTTAGTGTTTCGTAGTGAGTGGGGATCTCTGCGATATGCCG CTACAACGTCCTTCATAGCGCTGGTAGCAGCTGAGTACGGAATCAAACCAAACATCTACAGGCCATGGGCCAAAGGTCAAATTGGATATATCTTAGGGGATACAGGGAGAAGTTTTCTCGTCGGTTATGGAGTTAACCCACCGGTAAAACCCCACCACAGGGGCAG ctctTGCCCCACTCCACCAGCACGTTGTGGTTACTCAGAACGTGGCTACAAATCACCAGACCCGAATCCCCATGTTTTGTACGGAGCAGTGATCGGAGGACCAGATATAAATGACTATTTTGCAGATGATCGAACGGATTATGTACATAACGAAGTGGCGATTGATTACAACGCTGGTTTCCAGTCAGCAGTCGCTG GATTAAAACACCTGCAGCTTATTGGAGAATATCCTGAAGATTAA
- the LOC139140001 gene encoding suppressor of tumorigenicity 14 protein homolog: protein MYRLTSITILLLAQLSVLLALGFRTRDAGACTRSYERLCSNGNCIYEWKLCNLKDDCGDGSDEKDCTCLSEDGKFKCGNGKCIWMWDTCNTEDDCGDNSDETASFCEMAYCDNGEPVHIDHLCDGFEQCDDGSDEWESLCTMPLI, encoded by the exons ATGTACCGCCTGACAAGTATCACGATTTTACTGCTGGCACAATTGTCTGTGCTGCTGGCGTTAGGTTTTAGAACTCGTGACGCAGGAG CTTGTACCAGGAGCTATGAACGCCTGTGCAGCAATGGAAACTGTATCTATGAGTGGAAACTCTGTAATCTGAAAGACGACTGCGGTGATGGGTCCGACGAGAAGGACTGCA CTTGTCTGAGCGAAGATGGCAAGTTCAAGTGTGGCAATGGCAAGTGTATCTGGATGTGGGACACGTGTAACACAGAAGACGACTGTGGCGACAACAGTGACGAAACGGCATCGTTCTGCG AAATGGCCTACTGCGACAACGGAGAGCCTGTGCATATTGACCACTTGTGCGATGGTTTCGAACAGTGCGACGACGGCAGCGACGAGTGGGAGTCGCTCTGTA CTATGCCGTTGATCTGA
- the LOC139140007 gene encoding tripartite motif-containing protein 2-like, whose amino-acid sequence MATKDPQLPDEIDEHFLMCSLCSERYKTAKLLPCLHSFCESCLAKLAEKTQEIICPTCRRSHEVPSCGVSGITDNSFVNDMIEAFYRESKEYKCEGCDQGERVKHCVECDVDLCSNCSLAHGRLRTSRSHRLLTLEEYLTTKFDNPASVQPPSYCTVHTINPIEYFCDTCSLTLCVKCAALGHPKPGHNWRCLDDAAADYSEKLGDSIDEVKAKETEISQSITSVRKMSESLDRCYQIQNQEIRQHIQQTLEVTTQLIQENGDKVLAELKDEYNRRKENLNAQLKELEIAESDYGSAREYAETLVHYGNSTQLMTSKKGIDSKMVELLNRQTKVDPSETGFMKFERSDDICKARTLNLVGNLRTETEFHFSHIPEFARLHEDFTFTLATRDDDANITETVPAGVVVMPDGSQEDITSTSNGDGTWNLNIRAKMTGDHEVSVCASKKPVIGSPITMKVIQQKGLICRFGGNGSDEGKFKKPYGVVLSGDGGVRVCDSDNHRLQTFTLDGKHRSTTKFSNINISSGIYPRFSAVSNEGVVFTTDSKGGQVLVHDEDGRVIQSFGKGMMTMPFGIAINPVNGRVYVADRDGSCIHIYTQHGKHCRSFGKQGLGHLACPLDLAIGIQGRVFVSDRKNNGIKVYDSQGEYLYSFGEDRVTLPAGIALDVTGNVYVCVRGTSSCVLKYESSGKLVCRIDSVNERAEMPTGICITNDQPYGNVIVVNKENGCVQIFSQ is encoded by the coding sequence ATGGCAACTAAAGATCCGCAGCTTCCTGACGAAATCGACGAGCATTTTCTCATGTGCAGTCTGTGTTCGGAGCGATACAAGACTGCAAAATTACTACCATGTCTACACAGCTTCTGTGAGTCATGCCTGGCCAAACTGGCAGAGAAAACTCAAGAAATAATCTGTCCAACATGTCGCCGTTCACATGAAGTTCCAAGTTGCGGTGTTTCCGGTATTACTGACAACAGCTTTGTCAATGACATGATCGAAGCGTTCTACAGAGAAAGCAAAGAATATAAGTGCGAAGGATGTGATCAAGGTGAGCGTGTTAAACACTGTGTTGAATGTGATGTTGACCTGTGCAGTAATTGTTCTCTCGCACACGGTCGTCTTCGAACGTCCAGGTCACATCGTTTATTGACCTTAGAGGAGTACCTCACCACAAAGTTCGATAACCCCGCTTCTGTACAGCCACCAAGCTATTGCACCGTCCATACAATCAATCCCATCGAATATTTCTGTGATACATGCAGTCTAACGCTTTGTGTAAAGTGTGCTGCCCTTGGTCATCCGAAACCAGGACACAATTGGAGATGTTTAGATGACGCTGCTGCAGACTACAGCGAAAAATTAGGAGACTCCATTGACGAAGTGAAAGCGAAAGAAACAGAAATCAGCCAAAGTATTACTTCTGTGAGGAAAATGTCTGAATCGTTAGATCGATGCTACCAGatacaaaatcaagaaattcGGCAACACATTCAACAGACACTTGAAGTGACCACGCAGCTGATTCAAGAAAATGGTGACAAAGTGTTGGCCGAATTAAAAGACGAATACAATAGAAGGAAAGAAAACCTTAACGCTCAGTTGAAGGAACTTGAGATTGCAGAAAGTGATTACGGAAGTGCACGAGAATATGCGGAAACGCTGGTGCATTATGGGAACTCTACACAACTAATGACTTCGAAGAAAGGAATCGATTCGAAAATGGTGGAACTCCTGAATCGACAAACAAAAGTTGACCCATCCGAAACCGGTTTTATGAAGTTCGAACGCAGTGATGATATTTGCAAGGCAAGAACTTTAAACCTTGTTGGCAACCTGCGTACAGAGACCGAATTTCATTTCTCGCATATTCCTGAGTTTGCCAGGCTTCATGAGGATTTCACGTTTACTTTAGCTACAAGAGATGATGACGCGAATATTACGGAGACAGTGCCTGCAGGGGTTGTTGTGATGCCAGACGGCAGCCAAGAAGACATTACATCAACTAGTAATGGTGACGGAACATGGAACTTGAATATCCGAGCCAAAATGACAGGAGATCACGAAGTCTCGGTGTGTGCGTCCAAGAAACCTGTAATAGGTTCACCAATTACCATGAAAGTTATTCAACAGAAAGGTTTGATTTGTAGATTTGGAGGAAATGGATCGGACGAAGGCAAGTTTAAGAAACCGTATGGCGTTGTTCTGAGCGGAGATGGTGGAGTAAGAGTATGTGATAGTGATAACCACCGACTGCAGACATTTACTCTCGATGGCAAACACAGATCTACGACTAAATTCagcaatattaatatttcaagtGGAATTTACCCACGCTTTTCAGCAGTGTCGAATGAAGGTGTTGTCTTCACAACCGATAGCAAAGGTGGTCAAGTGTTGGTTCACGATGAAGATGGGAGAGTGATACAAAGTTTCGGAAAAGGCATGATGACAATGCCCTTCGGCATTGCTATAAACCCTGTCAATGGTAGAGTTTACGTAGCAGATCGCGATGGTAGCTGTATCCACATTTACACCCAGCATGGTAAACACTGCAGATCCTTCGGAAAGCAAGGTCTAGGTCACTTGGCCTGTCCACTAGATCTTGCCATTGGCATTCAAGGCAGGGTATTCGTTTCAGATCGCAAAAATAATGGCATTAAAGTGTATGATTCTCAGGGAGAGTATCTTTATTCTTTTGGTGAGGATCGAGTGACGCTACCCGCGGGGATAGCGTTGGATGTAACTGGAAATGTGTACGTTTGCGTTCGTGGAACTTCTTCTTGTGTACTGAAATATGAGAGTAGCGGCAAACTGGTATGCCGTATTGATAGTGTGAATGAAAGAGCCGAAATGCCAACGGGGATTTGTATAACTAACGATCAGCCATATGGAAATGTGATTGTGGTTAATAAGGAAAATGGCTGTGTTCAGATTTTTTCTCAGTGA